In Mycteria americana isolate JAX WOST 10 ecotype Jacksonville Zoo and Gardens chromosome 5, USCA_MyAme_1.0, whole genome shotgun sequence, one DNA window encodes the following:
- the TPCN2 gene encoding two pore channel protein 2, protein MEAGGGAEREPLLPPRSWRTGRGLWRAGGGTRSAAEDATGADNDLYINQAIVFIEDAIQYRSINHRVDSKSLWLYRWYYSRTCQWVLSLTITIILALVFIEKPSSLTITSDVRYRLTAWNPPCGLTESIELLCFLVFMVDISVKSYLIGWEEFWKNKWLVAYILTLIVSLTDWIVSLSFFCTEAVRIRRILRPFFLLQNSSMMKKTLKSINSTLPEMASVLLLLAVHLSLFTMFAMLLFARTKDGQQDKEWVGYFRNLPDSLTSLLVLLTTANNPDVMIPAYSKNRAYSIFFILFTVLGNLFLMNLLTAIIYNQFRGYLLKSVQSSLFRRRLGIRAAFEVLSSTKETPANTQQSYVSVGALLRVLQKVEMDSCCKQVIVRSLRTCSCDQLSAAQFQKLFEELDKDAIKQHPPSPEYQSHFMQKMQIAFGHPYFGYLGNVVALANIVSICVVLVMDADKQPSERDDFFLGAINFVFILYYLLEMLLKILAMGLKRYLSYPSNTFDGLLTVILLVLEIATFGVYGFPHPGWRPEFTGLLSLWDMVRLVNMLIVFRFLRIIPNMKFMALVVTTLLDLVKNLRAFAGILVVVFYTFALTGVMLFKGAVVPLGNISAANTTYGNGTLQCGTYEQLEYWPNNFDDFAAAVVTLWDVMVVNNWQVFLEAFSRYSSPWAKIYFVAWWLISSVIWVNLFVALLLENFIHKWDRRCHREHLSDIEYQRTVELMFRDVLEEPTEEELMEKLHQHPHLQLCR, encoded by the exons ATggaggcgggaggcggcgctGAGAGGGAGCCGTTGTTGCCCCCGCGGAGCTGGCGAACGGGCCGGGGGCTCTGGCGGGCCGGGGGTGGTACCCGCTCCGCCGCTGAGGACG CTACTGGAGCTGATAATGACCTTTATATAAACCAAGCCATAGTATTTATTGAAGACGCAATACAG TATCGATCTATAAATCACCGTGTGGACTCCAAATCCCTGTGGCTTTATCGATGGTACTATTCAAGGACTTGCCAGTG GGTTTTGAGTTTAACCATTACTATAATCCTGGCTTTGGTTTTCATTGAAAAGCCTTCTTCGCTCACTATCACGTCAGATGTACGATACCGCCTTACTGCGTGGAATCCTCCGTGTGGCCTAACAGAAAGCAttgagctgctttgctttcttgtgtTCATGGTTGATATATCCGTGAAG agtTACTTAATTGGATGGGAAgaattctggaaaaataaatggcTGGTGGCTTATATACTGACATTAATTGTTTCCCTTACTGATTGGATTGTATCGCTGAGTTTTTTCTGCACGGAG GCTGTGAGAATAAGAAGAATTCTTcgtcctttcttcctccttcagaaTTCTTCTAtgatgaagaaaacattaaaaagtatcAACAGCACATTGCCTGAAATGGCAAG tGTTCTTCTGCTGCTAGCTGTTCATCTGTCTCTCTTTACCATGTTTGCCATGCTGCTGTTTGCTCGAACAAAG GATGGCCAGCAGGATAAGGAGTGGGTGGGCTATTTCCGGAATTTGCCAGATTCACTGACATCACTGCTGGTCCTGCTAACTACTGCAAATAATCCTGATG TGATGATTCCTGCATATTCTAAGAATCGAGCATATTCAATCTTCTTCATACTCTTCACTGTATTAG gCAACTTGTTTCTGATGAACTTACTTACAGCAATAATATACAACCAGTTTCGAGGATACCTTCTG AAATCGGTTCAGTCCTCTCTCTTCAGGAGGCGACTGGGAATCCGAGCTGCGTTTGAAGTACTTTCCTCCACAAAAGAGACTCCTGCTAATACACAACA gtCGTATGTCAGCGTTGGGGCCTTACTACGAGTGCTGCAGAAAGTTGAAATGGATTCTTGCTGCAAGCAGGTCATTGTGAGA TCACTCAGAACGTGCTCCTGTGACCAGCTGTCAGCTGCCCAGTTTCAGAAGCTCTTTGAAGAACTAGACAAAGATGCCATTAAGCAA CACCCTCCCAGTCCAGAGTACCAATCccattttatgcagaaaatgcagatTGCCTTTGGCCATCCCTACTTTGGCTACTTGGGGAATGTTGTAGCCCTTGCAAACATTGTTTCTATCTGT GTGGTTTTGGTGATGGATGCAGATAAGCAGCCATCTGAAAGAGATGACTTCTTCCTGGGG GCTATCAACTTCGTCTTCATCCTGTACTATCTGCTGGAAATGTTGCTGAAAATCTTAGCAATGGGCTTGAAAAGGTACTTGTCATACCCAAGCAATACATTTGATGGACTTCTGACTGTAATTTTGCTG GTTTTGGAGATTGCAACTTTTGGTGTGTATGGATTTCCTCATCCTGGTTG GAGACCCGAGTTCACGGGCTTGTTATCCCTGTGGGATATGGTGCGATTGGTGAACATGTTAATTGTGTTCAGGTTCCTGCGGATTATTCCTAATATGAAG TTCATGGCTTTGGTTGTTACTACATTGCTGGATCTGGTAAAAAACTTGAGAGCCTTTGCAGGAATCCTTGTG GTAGTTTTCTATACATTTGCTCTAACTGGTGTAATGCTGTTTAAAGGTGCTGTTGTTCCCTTGGGAAATATCAG TGCTGCCAATACAACCTATGGTAATGGCACGCTGCAGTGTGGGACCTACGAACAGCTGGAATATTGGCCGAACAACTTTGATGACTTTGCT GCAGCAGTGGTGACCCTCTGGGATGTGATGGTGGTGAACAACTGGCAAGTCTTTTTGGAAGCGTTTTCAAGATATTCAAGTCC GTGGGCAAAGATCTATTTTGTAGCCTGGTGGTTAATCTCCTCTGTCATCTGGGTTAATCTCTTCGTAGCTTTACTTCTAGAG AACTTCATTCACAAGTGGGACCGTCGCTGTCATCGTGAGCATCTTTCAGATATTGAGTACCAGAGGACAGTTGAACTAATGTTCAG AGATGTTTTGGAAGAACCTACAGAGGAAGAGTTGATGGAAAAGCTGCACCAGCATCCACACCTGCAGCTATGTAGGTGA